A region from the uncultured Macellibacteroides sp. genome encodes:
- a CDS encoding TldD/PmbA family protein encodes MSFNRREFIKTGGIVMLGSLAAPSLLGEVTAQVADKATGVLFALNHFGVSESDLKKVLKAALEKGGDYADLFFEHTYNNYIGLQDGAVNRASSNIDFGVGVRVLAGDQSGYAYVENVTLEEMLTAARTAARIANGSAGKAMVNLTEMPIVQNYYAIKSPWDEVAVNTKMPYLQKLNDLVFSLDKRVHKVSASLSDSTSHIFFCNSEGVMYYDYRPMVTLGAQCIMEENGKIENSYASRAFRMGTEFLTDELISEVANEAVSKTAILFQAVKPKGGEMPVVMGAGGSGILLHEAIGHAFEADFNRKNTSIFSDQLNKKICNEHINVVDDGTIPFNRGSVNIDDEGVEGQKTYIVKEGILTSYLHDRISAKHYGIASTGNGRRESFRQMPIPRMRATYMESGNVSEEDMISTVKKGIFADVFTNGQVQIGAGDFTFFVKSGYLIENGKLTQPIKDINIIGNGPKALADITMVGNNYKMDNGTWTCGKDGQSCPVTCGMPSALVSKLTVGGEN; translated from the coding sequence ATGAGCTTTAACAGACGTGAATTTATTAAAACAGGAGGAATTGTTATGTTGGGATCATTAGCGGCTCCTTCATTATTAGGAGAGGTTACCGCACAGGTTGCCGACAAAGCTACCGGTGTATTGTTTGCTTTAAATCACTTTGGTGTTTCCGAAAGTGATTTAAAGAAAGTTCTAAAGGCAGCGCTGGAAAAAGGGGGCGATTATGCTGACCTATTTTTCGAGCATACGTACAACAATTATATCGGATTGCAAGACGGTGCAGTAAACCGGGCGAGTTCAAACATCGACTTTGGTGTAGGTGTTCGTGTCCTAGCCGGCGATCAGAGTGGATATGCTTACGTGGAAAACGTAACTTTGGAAGAAATGCTTACAGCAGCTCGAACTGCAGCCAGAATTGCGAATGGTTCTGCAGGAAAAGCAATGGTAAATCTTACAGAAATGCCTATCGTACAGAACTACTACGCTATCAAATCGCCATGGGATGAAGTGGCTGTTAATACAAAGATGCCTTACCTCCAGAAGCTGAATGATTTGGTATTTTCTTTGGATAAACGGGTACATAAAGTTTCAGCTTCGCTAAGCGATTCAACATCTCACATCTTCTTTTGTAATTCGGAAGGGGTAATGTATTACGATTATAGGCCAATGGTTACATTGGGCGCTCAATGTATTATGGAGGAAAACGGTAAGATTGAAAATTCTTATGCATCCAGAGCCTTCCGTATGGGTACTGAATTCCTGACAGACGAACTTATCAGCGAAGTGGCTAACGAAGCTGTTAGTAAAACAGCTATTCTATTTCAGGCGGTAAAACCTAAAGGCGGTGAAATGCCAGTGGTAATGGGTGCCGGAGGATCTGGTATCTTATTACATGAAGCTATAGGTCATGCCTTTGAAGCGGACTTTAACAGAAAGAATACTTCTATTTTTTCTGACCAGTTAAATAAAAAGATTTGCAACGAACATATAAATGTGGTCGACGATGGCACTATTCCGTTTAACCGTGGCTCGGTTAATATTGACGATGAAGGTGTTGAAGGTCAGAAAACCTATATAGTAAAAGAGGGTATTCTTACCAGTTACCTGCACGACAGAATAAGTGCAAAGCATTATGGAATAGCGTCTACCGGTAATGGCCGACGCGAATCATTCCGTCAGATGCCTATCCCCCGAATGCGTGCAACCTATATGGAATCTGGAAATGTTTCGGAAGAAGATATGATATCAACAGTAAAAAAAGGGATTTTTGCTGATGTGTTTACCAACGGACAGGTTCAAATTGGCGCCGGAGATTTCACCTTCTTCGTTAAATCGGGTTACTTAATTGAAAATGGAAAACTAACACAGCCCATTAAAGATATTAATATTATCGGTAAT
- a CDS encoding anaerobic sulfatase-maturation protein, with amino-acid sequence MSSFASPFARPLYVMVKPVGSVCNLACEYCYYLEKGNLYPEKKTSILSDELLDKFIQDYLNSQTMNEVLFTWHGGEPLMRPISFYKKALDLQRVYGRGRQIDNSIQTNGTLLTDEWCIFLKENNFLVGISIDGPQEFHDEYRRNKQGLPSFYKVMKGIELLKKHGVEYNAMAVVNDYNVDYPLDFYNFFKEMDCHYIQFSPIVERITEQTKGTKLTHPQQQSKEIKLAPFSVDAEKWGDFLCAIFDEWIKEDVGNYYIQLFDATLANWVGQQPGVCTLAKTCGHAGILEFNGDVYSCDHYVFPEYKLGNIRTHSLTEMMYSPKQLKFGNDKADALPGQCKACEYLFACNGECPKNRFLITSDGEPGLNYLCIGLKKYFAHVAPYMDFMKRELLAQRPPANVMEWAREQRQ; translated from the coding sequence ATGAGTTCATTTGCTTCTCCTTTTGCCCGTCCATTATATGTAATGGTTAAACCGGTTGGATCTGTATGTAATCTTGCCTGCGAATACTGTTATTATTTAGAAAAGGGAAATCTTTATCCTGAAAAGAAAACAAGTATATTATCTGACGAATTGCTTGATAAGTTTATTCAGGATTACCTGAACAGTCAGACAATGAATGAAGTGCTATTCACCTGGCACGGCGGAGAACCCTTGATGCGCCCTATCAGCTTTTACAAAAAGGCATTGGATTTACAGCGCGTCTATGGTCGTGGCAGGCAGATTGACAATAGCATTCAAACTAATGGTACGTTGCTTACGGACGAATGGTGTATATTTTTGAAGGAGAATAATTTTCTTGTTGGTATTTCTATCGACGGTCCTCAGGAGTTTCACGACGAATATCGAAGAAATAAGCAAGGACTCCCCTCTTTCTATAAAGTAATGAAAGGGATTGAATTACTAAAAAAACATGGAGTCGAATACAATGCGATGGCAGTTGTAAATGATTACAATGTGGATTATCCATTGGACTTTTATAACTTTTTCAAAGAAATGGATTGTCACTACATACAGTTTTCACCCATTGTAGAACGAATCACTGAACAGACAAAAGGGACTAAACTCACACATCCGCAACAACAAAGTAAGGAAATAAAACTTGCTCCTTTTTCTGTTGATGCCGAAAAGTGGGGTGATTTCCTTTGTGCTATATTTGATGAATGGATTAAAGAGGATGTAGGTAATTACTACATACAACTGTTTGATGCCACACTGGCCAATTGGGTCGGTCAGCAACCTGGAGTTTGTACTCTTGCCAAAACTTGCGGTCATGCAGGTATTTTAGAATTTAACGGCGATGTATATAGCTGCGATCACTACGTTTTTCCCGAATATAAACTGGGAAACATACGTACCCACTCGTTAACAGAAATGATGTATTCGCCCAAGCAATTGAAATTCGGAAACGATAAAGCTGATGCATTACCCGGTCAGTGTAAAGCTTGCGAATATTTATTTGCCTGTAACGGCGAATGCCCAAAGAATCGTTTTTTGATTACATCAGATGGCGAACCCGGGCTTAATTATTTGTGTATAGGATTAAAAAAGTATTTCGCGCATGTTGCCCCCTACATGGATTTCATGAAACGGGAGCTTCTTGCCCAGCGTCCGCCAGCCAATGTGATGGAATGGGCCCGCGAACAAAGGCAATAA
- a CDS encoding Dabb family protein yields the protein MNRRKFIGAASVATAVTATGVSVTACNSNTSCELRAGEILHTVAFSLKHEAESEASNKFLADGKQILSAIPVVKNFQVFRQTSAKCDFNFGFSMVFKNRKDFETYNNYPDHVAFVSKRWETEVSGFQETDYEAL from the coding sequence ATGAACAGACGTAAATTTATTGGAGCCGCTTCGGTGGCAACTGCTGTTACTGCGACAGGAGTATCAGTTACCGCATGTAATAGCAATACTTCCTGCGAATTAAGAGCAGGTGAAATTCTTCATACAGTTGCTTTTAGTCTTAAACATGAGGCTGAATCAGAAGCAAGCAATAAATTTTTAGCCGACGGCAAACAAATACTTTCTGCTATTCCGGTAGTTAAAAACTTTCAGGTATTCCGTCAAACCAGTGCGAAGTGTGATTTTAATTTTGGATTTTCCATGGTCTTCAAAAACAGAAAAGATTTTGAAACCTACAATAACTATCCGGATCATGTTGCTTTCGTCTCCAAACGATGGGAAACGGAAGTAAGCGGTTTTCAGGAAACTGATTACGAAGCTCTATGA
- a CDS encoding GDSL-type esterase/lipase family protein: MMKRKKQFAEIVWLLFSFVFLLLIAGIHLAFTVKRNGGIEDVLPMQPLTPIELPLSGSSVSFVTDSSNLIVDDKQSLSVIYDMLDSLRMGKDTILTIVHLGDSHLQAGYNSGRIMRLMHKDFGNAGRGWISPLKLTKSNEPDDYFIHSEIKSWVSGRITQSSPKCKVGPGGIGILSDASSINFDISITPNNGSGYWFSQAVLFRHPQAMPQSLVGSGDNTKTNTGSSELVPDLTTDTFRLPTLTDAIKLVSTVNPGIPTDSLMNLYYGFSLTNGNPGVLYHSVGVNGALFQNYTNESYIRQLAVLKPSLLIVSLGTNESFGRNFRKEMFKEQLDRFITMVQTYMPQTTLLLTTPAECYKRTRVKRKRVYVRNDRTELVAQTIVAYAREKGIACWDLFTVSGGKGSAKKWYKAGLFGRDRVHFTVTGYEEQGTLFYRAFIQNYNKSNKENVTR, from the coding sequence ATGATGAAGCGGAAAAAGCAGTTCGCTGAAATAGTCTGGCTATTATTTTCATTTGTATTCCTCTTATTGATTGCAGGTATACATCTTGCATTCACTGTTAAACGAAACGGCGGAATAGAAGATGTGTTGCCCATGCAGCCGCTTACTCCTATAGAACTTCCCTTGTCTGGTTCTTCTGTCTCTTTTGTAACAGATTCATCGAACTTGATAGTTGACGACAAACAGTCGCTTTCTGTTATTTATGATATGCTCGACTCTTTGAGGATGGGAAAAGACACAATCCTGACGATCGTTCATTTGGGAGATTCGCATTTGCAGGCAGGTTATAATTCTGGCCGGATTATGCGGTTGATGCATAAAGACTTCGGAAATGCTGGAAGAGGATGGATTTCGCCATTAAAGCTGACTAAGTCCAACGAACCCGACGACTATTTTATTCATTCTGAGATTAAAAGCTGGGTGTCTGGACGTATTACACAATCTTCTCCGAAATGCAAGGTTGGTCCTGGAGGAATTGGAATCCTTTCCGATGCTTCGTCAATTAATTTTGATATATCAATTACTCCGAATAATGGCTCAGGATATTGGTTTAGTCAGGCCGTATTATTCCGTCATCCCCAAGCAATGCCTCAAAGTCTTGTTGGCTCCGGGGATAATACAAAAACGAATACAGGCAGCAGCGAACTCGTTCCGGATTTAACAACAGATACGTTTAGGCTACCGACTTTGACTGATGCAATTAAATTAGTAAGTACTGTAAACCCGGGAATTCCTACGGACTCATTAATGAATTTATACTATGGTTTTTCCCTTACAAATGGAAACCCTGGTGTATTGTATCATTCAGTAGGAGTTAATGGAGCGTTGTTTCAAAATTATACAAATGAATCGTACATCAGGCAACTGGCTGTTTTGAAACCATCCTTGCTGATAGTTTCTCTGGGAACAAACGAAAGCTTTGGACGGAACTTCCGTAAAGAAATGTTTAAAGAGCAGCTCGATCGCTTTATTACTATGGTACAGACTTATATGCCCCAGACAACCTTGTTGCTTACTACGCCTGCAGAATGTTATAAACGAACCAGAGTAAAGAGAAAAAGGGTTTATGTAAGAAATGACCGTACAGAGTTAGTAGCTCAGACCATTGTTGCTTACGCCCGCGAAAAAGGAATTGCTTGCTGGGATTTATTTACTGTAAGCGGAGGAAAAGGATCTGCTAAAAAATGGTACAAAGCAGGTCTGTTTGGCAGAGACCGTGTTCATTTTACCGTAACTGGTTACGAGGAACAAGGAACGTTGTTCTACCGGGCATTCATACAAAACTATAATAAATCAAACAAAGAAAATGTTACCCGTTAA
- a CDS encoding MBOAT family protein: protein MLPVNIDFTRIPDLLQYQAGAPMIFSSGLFFFLFILFVLIYIPLQKHTYARVLYVTLFSLYFYYKSSGIWFLLLVFTATSDFCIGRLLSMTTVHWKRKLLVVVSLCVNLGMLGYFKYTNFLWQVVAGFGQEIGTLFNIPELEQLSYEPMDIFLPVGISFFTFQSLSYIIDIYRGRIQSLKRWIDYVFYVSFFPQLVAGPIVRARDFIPQIYKTPSVSRAEFGEGLFLIICGLFKKAVISDYISLNFVDRIFDAPLLYTGVENLLGVYGYALQIYCDFSGYSDMAIGIALLLGFRFNINFDSPYQSATITEFWRRWHISLSSWLKDYLYISLGGNRKGKIRTYINLLITMLLGGLWHGASIRFILWGAIHGVSLAVHKAMMSRFGSFKHSGELMNPVRRVIGVLITFHIVCFAWILFRADSMQRVGEVLTQIATNFHPEVFLQFLTGYKAVSFLMITGYLIHFMPKRAEVGMQQLVTKSPLLVQAALLIIAVFIVFQVKSAGVQPFIYFQF, encoded by the coding sequence ATGTTACCCGTTAATATAGACTTTACACGCATTCCTGATCTTTTACAATATCAGGCTGGAGCACCCATGATATTTAGCAGTGGCCTTTTTTTCTTTTTGTTTATTTTATTTGTGCTGATTTATATTCCGCTGCAAAAACATACCTATGCAAGAGTATTGTATGTAACTCTTTTTTCGCTGTATTTTTACTATAAAAGCAGTGGCATATGGTTTTTATTACTGGTATTTACCGCAACATCCGATTTTTGCATCGGACGGCTTTTATCCATGACTACTGTCCATTGGAAACGGAAACTATTGGTTGTTGTAAGTTTGTGCGTTAATCTTGGTATGTTGGGGTATTTTAAATATACTAACTTTCTCTGGCAAGTTGTTGCAGGATTTGGTCAGGAAATAGGAACACTTTTTAATATCCCGGAATTGGAACAGCTAAGTTACGAACCAATGGATATCTTCCTTCCGGTAGGAATCTCATTTTTTACTTTTCAATCCTTAAGCTATATTATAGATATATACCGGGGACGTATTCAGTCTTTGAAAAGGTGGATTGATTACGTATTTTATGTTTCATTTTTTCCTCAGTTGGTAGCCGGACCAATTGTACGAGCCCGCGATTTTATTCCTCAGATTTACAAAACCCCGTCTGTATCGCGTGCAGAGTTTGGCGAAGGCCTCTTCCTTATTATATGTGGTCTGTTTAAGAAAGCTGTAATATCCGATTATATCAGTCTGAATTTTGTTGATCGTATTTTCGATGCACCGTTGCTTTATACAGGCGTGGAAAATTTACTGGGAGTGTATGGATATGCTCTTCAGATCTATTGCGATTTTTCAGGTTATTCGGATATGGCTATAGGTATAGCATTGCTTTTGGGATTCCGTTTTAATATCAACTTTGATTCGCCGTATCAATCGGCCACTATTACAGAATTCTGGCGCAGATGGCATATTTCCCTTTCTTCTTGGTTAAAAGACTACCTGTACATATCGCTTGGAGGTAATAGAAAAGGGAAAATCAGGACCTATATTAATTTATTAATAACCATGTTACTGGGCGGATTATGGCACGGAGCATCTATACGCTTTATTTTGTGGGGAGCCATCCACGGAGTTTCACTGGCTGTACATAAAGCAATGATGAGTCGCTTCGGCAGTTTTAAGCATTCGGGCGAATTAATGAATCCTGTACGCAGAGTGATAGGCGTACTAATAACATTCCATATAGTATGCTTCGCCTGGATTTTATTCCGTGCCGATTCTATGCAACGGGTAGGAGAGGTTCTTACACAGATAGCCACGAACTTTCATCCAGAGGTGTTTCTGCAATTCCTGACAGGTTATAAGGCTGTTTCATTTTTAATGATAACAGGTTATCTGATTCACTTTATGCCAAAGCGGGCCGAAGTTGGCATGCAACAGTTGGTTACAAAATCGCCGTTGCTTGTACAGGCTGCGTTGCTGATAATTGCTGTTTTTATTGTATTTCAGGTAAAAAGCGCAGGAGTACAACCATTTATTTATTTTCAGTTTTAG
- a CDS encoding mechanosensitive ion channel domain-containing protein — MKQITEWINQKLINWGATPELADTLDNLCILLLIIVLALSVDYICRYIILGAFKRVAKKTINQLDDLIIDRKIINKLMHIVPSIMIYTMLPLAYTSTESAATLIILQKICQLYIIAVSLNFINSLLNLGVELFHRNEKFKDKPLKGFVQVVQVILFSVGLILLISILINESPSTIFAGLGASAAILILVFKDTILGFVAGIQLSANDMLRVGDWISMPKFGADGTVIEITLNTVKVKNFDNTITTIPPYALISDSFQNWRGMSESPGRRIKRSINLDMNSVKFCTSEMLDKYKKISLLTRYIEETEQKLQTYNQTNQIDNTIMVNGRRQTNLGVFRAYLQCYLESLPEVSKELNCMVRHLQPTEKGIPMELYFFSSIKDWVSYETIQADVFDHILAVIPEFDLQIFQELSGRDIRVLAKTENK, encoded by the coding sequence ATGAAACAGATTACCGAATGGATCAATCAAAAATTAATTAACTGGGGAGCAACACCCGAGCTGGCAGACACCCTCGACAATCTTTGCATTCTATTGCTTATCATTGTCCTTGCACTGTCGGTCGACTATATTTGCCGCTATATTATTCTTGGTGCCTTTAAACGTGTTGCAAAAAAGACCATAAATCAGCTCGACGACCTGATCATCGACAGGAAAATCATCAATAAGCTAATGCACATCGTTCCCTCCATTATGATATATACCATGTTACCACTGGCATATACATCGACCGAAAGTGCAGCTACACTGATCATTTTACAAAAAATCTGCCAGTTATATATCATTGCGGTTTCGCTGAATTTCATAAACAGTCTGCTTAATCTTGGCGTAGAATTATTTCACAGAAATGAAAAGTTCAAAGATAAACCACTAAAAGGATTTGTGCAGGTTGTGCAGGTGATTCTGTTTTCAGTTGGTCTTATCCTGCTTATCAGTATACTCATCAATGAATCGCCCTCAACCATCTTTGCCGGACTGGGAGCTTCTGCAGCCATTCTCATATTGGTATTTAAAGATACCATATTGGGGTTTGTTGCCGGCATACAGCTTTCGGCCAATGATATGTTGCGCGTGGGAGATTGGATTTCAATGCCTAAATTCGGAGCAGACGGTACTGTTATTGAAATTACATTAAACACTGTAAAGGTTAAGAATTTTGATAATACAATTACTACAATTCCGCCCTATGCACTAATAAGCGACTCGTTTCAGAATTGGAGAGGGATGAGCGAATCGCCTGGAAGACGAATCAAAAGATCGATTAATCTTGATATGAACAGCGTTAAATTCTGTACGTCCGAAATGTTGGATAAATACAAAAAGATATCTTTGCTTACCAGATATATTGAAGAAACAGAACAGAAGCTTCAGACTTATAACCAAACCAATCAGATAGATAATACCATAATGGTAAATGGCAGACGTCAAACCAATCTGGGCGTTTTTAGAGCGTATCTTCAATGCTATCTTGAAAGCCTGCCTGAAGTAAGCAAAGAGCTGAATTGCATGGTCAGACATTTGCAACCTACCGAAAAAGGCATACCCATGGAACTTTATTTTTTCTCTTCCATCAAAGATTGGGTATCTTATGAAACAATTCAGGCCGATGTATTTGATCACATTCTGGCTGTAATCCCTGAATTCGATCTTCAGATCTTTCAGGAATTATCCGGACGCGACATCAGGGTGTTGGCTAAAACTGAAAATAAATAA
- a CDS encoding PD-(D/E)XK nuclease family protein: protein MKPFLYQVASCFYEEYGTDINKLAFVFPNRRAGLFFQKYLSGIAQKPLFSPAILTISDLFVQLSGKQSADKISMLFFLYEIYVEKSGSAESFDEFLYWGEMLLNDFDDIDKYMANAEKLFSNVTDLREIENDFSFLSEEQVAAIRSFWSSFYPVNDTPNQREFLHVWQLLFSLYDTLRKKLAQDGKGYEGMIFREVAESAREDSFRLPFEKIVFVGLNALTKAEETFLSYLRDKNLADFYWDYASPMVTDSDNKASFFVNRNLHLFPSQLTLSPEEATQPEIEVIGIPSGIGQAKHVYTILSELCGTEDLSADEAFRTAVILPDEQLLIPVLHAIPEQIRRINVTMGYPLAGTPVASLMEYILALQKNVRYVDGKPLFYFRDVLPILNHRYIYCTSNQVISDLIRDITENNRVYIGYSELNKNELLSILFVPVTGTEAFSDYLIRVLEELNKVLSPAAESEEEVQRTNDLEQEFIFHYFATVNRMREVMTDAGVEMTVDTYFRLLKRMTDTITIPFHGEPLSGLQVMGVLETRALDFDRIIILSVNEGIYPTRKGANSFIPYNLRKGFGLPTYEHQDSVWAYHFYRLIYRAKKVSLLYDTRSNGLQTGEVSRFVYQLRYHYELNLKQRLVVYNVSSSKTPALQVPKTPEVIALLDKFVKGGSRAISASAVNTYLDCPLKFYFSVLEGLGEEEEVSETIESNVFGSLLHKVMEELYAPFQGKMVTADLLEIIGKDNKLLTHTIARAFAEVFFKSEVVRPLTGQNFLIGEMIRKYVLKVLGRDSKLTPFRYIESEKKIRADFKLNDGRVIQLKGFIDRVDEVKETIRIIDYKSGSGLSIFNTIESLFDMDLKERPKAIMQVCLYSWMYGLEAPGKKIQPGIYYMRSLFTDAFDSGVYQRIDRGRSEQLSEFASVSSSFEDELRKCLDNIFDCRVPFTQTSTGNACLYCPFTGICGK from the coding sequence ATGAAACCATTTCTATATCAGGTAGCTTCATGTTTTTATGAGGAATATGGTACGGACATAAATAAACTGGCATTTGTATTTCCCAATCGAAGGGCCGGCTTGTTTTTTCAGAAATATCTGTCAGGGATAGCGCAAAAACCTCTTTTTTCGCCGGCCATTCTTACTATTAGCGACTTGTTTGTTCAACTCAGTGGAAAACAATCGGCCGATAAGATAAGCATGCTTTTTTTCTTGTACGAGATATATGTCGAGAAAAGCGGATCTGCCGAATCGTTCGACGAGTTTCTTTATTGGGGAGAGATGCTGCTTAACGACTTCGACGATATAGACAAATACATGGCCAATGCCGAAAAGTTGTTTTCGAACGTAACCGATTTACGCGAGATAGAAAACGACTTTAGCTTTCTAAGTGAAGAGCAGGTGGCAGCTATCCGCTCTTTCTGGTCCTCTTTTTATCCTGTAAATGATACACCGAATCAGCGCGAATTTTTACATGTTTGGCAGCTGTTATTTTCTTTGTATGATACGTTGAGAAAAAAGTTGGCACAAGATGGAAAAGGATACGAAGGAATGATTTTCAGGGAGGTAGCCGAATCGGCCCGCGAAGATAGCTTCCGGCTTCCTTTCGAAAAGATTGTTTTTGTGGGGCTAAATGCCTTGACCAAGGCCGAAGAAACTTTTTTGTCCTATTTAAGAGATAAAAATCTGGCCGATTTTTATTGGGATTATGCATCTCCAATGGTTACCGACTCTGATAATAAAGCTTCGTTTTTTGTAAACAGAAACCTGCATCTGTTCCCTTCTCAATTAACGTTGTCTCCCGAGGAAGCAACTCAGCCTGAGATTGAGGTTATTGGGATACCATCGGGAATTGGTCAGGCCAAGCACGTTTACACTATACTTTCGGAATTATGCGGCACCGAAGATTTAAGTGCCGACGAGGCTTTTCGTACAGCAGTGATTCTACCAGACGAGCAATTGCTTATTCCGGTGTTGCATGCTATTCCGGAACAGATACGCAGAATCAATGTGACAATGGGATATCCGCTTGCCGGAACGCCGGTTGCATCGTTAATGGAATATATTTTGGCTTTACAGAAGAATGTCCGCTATGTGGATGGGAAACCTTTATTCTATTTCAGGGATGTATTGCCAATTCTGAATCATCGCTATATATATTGTACCTCGAATCAAGTCATAAGCGACTTGATTCGTGATATAACCGAAAATAACCGAGTTTACATCGGATATAGCGAGCTTAACAAGAATGAATTACTCTCGATTTTATTTGTTCCGGTAACCGGAACGGAAGCATTTTCCGATTACCTTATTCGGGTACTTGAAGAACTAAACAAGGTGTTGTCTCCCGCTGCCGAATCGGAGGAAGAAGTGCAGCGGACTAATGACTTGGAACAAGAGTTCATTTTCCATTATTTCGCCACAGTGAACCGAATGAGGGAAGTAATGACTGATGCTGGTGTGGAAATGACTGTAGATACGTATTTCCGTTTATTAAAACGTATGACCGATACCATTACCATACCCTTTCACGGAGAACCTCTTTCCGGATTACAGGTAATGGGTGTGCTGGAAACCCGTGCGCTGGATTTCGACCGGATTATTATTCTTTCGGTAAATGAAGGAATTTATCCAACCCGAAAAGGGGCAAATTCATTCATACCCTATAATCTGAGAAAAGGTTTTGGTTTGCCAACTTACGAACACCAGGATAGTGTTTGGGCTTATCACTTTTATCGCCTGATATATCGTGCCAAAAAAGTAAGTCTGCTCTATGATACAAGAAGCAACGGACTTCAGACTGGCGAAGTAAGCCGGTTTGTATATCAGCTTCGCTACCATTACGAGCTAAATCTCAAGCAAAGGCTGGTTGTTTATAATGTTTCGTCGTCAAAGACTCCGGCATTGCAGGTTCCCAAAACGCCAGAGGTTATAGCCCTTCTCGACAAATTTGTAAAAGGAGGAAGCCGCGCTATTTCTGCCAGCGCAGTTAACACTTACCTGGATTGTCCTTTAAAATTTTATTTTTCTGTTCTCGAAGGACTCGGAGAAGAAGAGGAGGTAAGCGAAACAATTGAAAGTAATGTTTTTGGGAGTTTGCTCCATAAAGTAATGGAGGAATTGTACGCGCCATTTCAAGGAAAGATGGTTACCGCAGATCTGCTTGAAATAATTGGAAAAGACAATAAACTGCTCACGCACACAATCGCACGTGCATTTGCCGAGGTGTTTTTTAAATCGGAAGTTGTTCGCCCCTTAACAGGACAGAACTTTCTTATTGGCGAGATGATTCGCAAATATGTTCTGAAGGTTTTAGGTCGGGACAGTAAACTTACCCCTTTTCGGTACATTGAATCGGAGAAAAAGATACGTGCCGATTTTAAACTTAATGATGGCAGGGTAATACAACTTAAAGGATTTATAGACAGGGTTGATGAAGTTAAAGAGACGATTCGTATTATTGACTATAAAAGTGGTAGTGGTTTATCAATATTTAATACCATCGAAAGTTTATTTGATATGGATCTAAAGGAAAGACCTAAAGCCATTATGCAGGTTTGTCTTTACTCGTGGATGTATGGCCTGGAAGCTCCGGGAAAGAAGATCCAGCCCGGCATTTATTATATGCGTAGCCTTTTTACTGACGCATTTGATAGTGGAGTATACCAGCGCATAGATAGAGGGAGATCAGAACAATTAAGTGAATTTGCCTCGGTTAGCAGTTCTTTCGAGGATGAATTGCGTAAGTGTTTGGATAATATATTTGATTGCCGCGTACCATTTACTCAAACCAGTACAGGAAACGCTTGTCTTTACTGTCCGTTTAC